One genomic window of Gossypium hirsutum isolate 1008001.06 chromosome D11, Gossypium_hirsutum_v2.1, whole genome shotgun sequence includes the following:
- the LOC107924603 gene encoding basic leucine zipper 25 isoform X2 has protein sequence MWRDISGLFFFKQTKQLIFLCLFRKLRRKKANCRLGERERKRNNISLKTMNTVFSVDDFSDSFWAAPASDDALGMTRSHSEWALERLLEEFSGAGVAISGSHAGENVIGPSLMAPQSSVSKVEEGDVVEIKTPNSQNHNHPPSDQTPTVPTASDDYHTILKSKLELECAVVALSRALAVKAEDSSAEAENHGLPSGSKVQGSSKVQGQGETDVAHCGTLTGSTTQKKSGVQVRQATSGSSREDSDSDELEGDTETADNMDPADAKRARRMRSNRESARRSRRRKQAQLNELEAQVGQLRVEHSTLLKRLTNMNHKYDEAAVDNRIMKADIETLRAKVKMAEETVKRVTGFNPALLSRPNVPSVGMPFVSNPSESSAVAPLPFQSNANQFFNQPVPNIVASIHHQRVDNSFRGNTLVPPDVNSQTKGVKNVNETSVLQHGPSLDCVPDQIGPGVSPCGPMPGWEPGLLPDAGDRNHKQC, from the exons ATGTGGCGAGATATAAGTGGTTTGTTTTTCTTTAAACAAACAAAACAgttgatatttttatgtttgttCAGGAAGCTACGGAGGAAAAAGGCGAATTGCAGATTgggagaaagagaaagaaaaaggaacaATATTTCACTGAAAACCATGAATACTGTCTTCTCAGTTGACGATTTCTCCGACTCCTTCTGGGCCGCTCCGGCTTCCGACGATGCGCTTGGGATGACCCGAAGCCATTCCGAGTGGGCGTTGGAAAGGTTGCTGGAAGAATTTTCCGGCGCCGGCGTGGCGATCTCTGGGTCGCATGCGGGCGAGAATGTGATCGGTCCGTCCTTGATGGCACCTCAGTCGTCCGTTTCCAAAGTGGAAGAAGGTGACGTGGTGGAGATAAAAACGCCTAATAGCCAGAATCATAATCATCCGCCGTCTGATCAAACGCCGACAGTTCCGACTGCCTCGGATGATTACCACACGATCCTCAAGAGCAAGCTAGAACTAGAATGCGCTGTGGTTGCTCTCTCTCGT GCGTTAGCTGTGAAGGCAGAAGATTCGTCTGCCGAAGCTGAAAATCACGGGCTTCCATCGGGATCAAAAGTTCAAG GTTCCTCAAAGGTACAAGGACAGGGTGAAACTGATGTTGCACATTGTGGAACTCTGACAGGGTCAACTACACAGAAAAAATCAGGGGTGCAAGTGAGGCAAGCCACAAGTGGATCATCAAGAGAAGACTCAGATAGTGATGAACTTGAAGGAGATACTGAAACAGCTGATAACATGGATCCGGCTGATGCAAAACGTGCAAGGAG AATGCGGTCAAATCGAGAATCAGCTAGACGCTCTAGAAGAAGAAAGCAAGCACAACTGAATGAACTTGAAGCACAG GTTGGTCAACTAAGAGTTGAACATTCCACATTACTTAAGCGTCTAACTAACATGAATCACAAGTATGACGAAGCTGCTGTTGATAATAGAATTATGAAGGCTGACATTGAGACTTTAAGAGCAAAG GTGAAAATGGCTGAAGAAACAGTTAAGCGGGTGACAGGGTTTAACCCTGCTCTTCTATCTAGACCTAATGTCCCTAGTGTAGGCATGCCTTTTGTTAGCAACCCATCGGAATCGTCAGCAGTTGCTCCTCTACCATTTCAGTCAAACGCTAACCAGTTTTTTAACCAACCAGTTCCTAACATTGTTGCATCCATTCATCATCAGAGAGTGGACAACAGTTTCAGGGGCAACACCCTGGTTCCTCCTGATGTGAATTCACAAACTAAAGGAGTGAAGAATGTCAATGAAACATCTGTATTGCAGCATGGACCCAGCTTGGATTGTGTTCCAGATCAGATTGGCCCTGGTGTCAGTCCATGTGGACCTATGCCTGGTTGGGAGCCTGGATTATTACCCGATGCTGGTGACAGGAACCATAAACAATGTTGA
- the LOC107924603 gene encoding basic leucine zipper 25 isoform X1 — protein sequence MNTVFSVDDFSDSFWAAPASDDALGMTRSHSEWALERLLEEFSGAGVAISGSHAGENVIGPSLMAPQSSVSKVEEGDVVEIKTPNSQNHNHPPSDQTPTVPTASDDYHTILKSKLELECAVVALSRALAVKAEDSSAEAENHGLPSGSKVQGSTTQKKSGVQVRQATSGSSREDSDSDELEGDTETADNMDPADAKRARRMRSNRESARRSRRRKQAQLNELEAQVGQLRVEHSTLLKRLTNMNHKYDEAAVDNRIMKADIETLRAKVKMAEETVKRVTGFNPALLSRPNVPSVGMPFVSNPSESSAVAPLPFQSNANQFFNQPVPNIVASIHHQRVDNSFRGNTLVPPDVNSQTKGVKNVNETSVLQHGPSLDCVPDQIGPGVSPCGPMPGWEPGLLPDAGDRNHKQC from the exons ATGAATACTGTCTTCTCAGTTGACGATTTCTCCGACTCCTTCTGGGCCGCTCCGGCTTCCGACGATGCGCTTGGGATGACCCGAAGCCATTCCGAGTGGGCGTTGGAAAGGTTGCTGGAAGAATTTTCCGGCGCCGGCGTGGCGATCTCTGGGTCGCATGCGGGCGAGAATGTGATCGGTCCGTCCTTGATGGCACCTCAGTCGTCCGTTTCCAAAGTGGAAGAAGGTGACGTGGTGGAGATAAAAACGCCTAATAGCCAGAATCATAATCATCCGCCGTCTGATCAAACGCCGACAGTTCCGACTGCCTCGGATGATTACCACACGATCCTCAAGAGCAAGCTAGAACTAGAATGCGCTGTGGTTGCTCTCTCTCGT GCGTTAGCTGTGAAGGCAGAAGATTCGTCTGCCGAAGCTGAAAATCACGGGCTTCCATCGGGATCAAAAGTTCAAG GGTCAACTACACAGAAAAAATCAGGGGTGCAAGTGAGGCAAGCCACAAGTGGATCATCAAGAGAAGACTCAGATAGTGATGAACTTGAAGGAGATACTGAAACAGCTGATAACATGGATCCGGCTGATGCAAAACGTGCAAGGAG AATGCGGTCAAATCGAGAATCAGCTAGACGCTCTAGAAGAAGAAAGCAAGCACAACTGAATGAACTTGAAGCACAG GTTGGTCAACTAAGAGTTGAACATTCCACATTACTTAAGCGTCTAACTAACATGAATCACAAGTATGACGAAGCTGCTGTTGATAATAGAATTATGAAGGCTGACATTGAGACTTTAAGAGCAAAG GTGAAAATGGCTGAAGAAACAGTTAAGCGGGTGACAGGGTTTAACCCTGCTCTTCTATCTAGACCTAATGTCCCTAGTGTAGGCATGCCTTTTGTTAGCAACCCATCGGAATCGTCAGCAGTTGCTCCTCTACCATTTCAGTCAAACGCTAACCAGTTTTTTAACCAACCAGTTCCTAACATTGTTGCATCCATTCATCATCAGAGAGTGGACAACAGTTTCAGGGGCAACACCCTGGTTCCTCCTGATGTGAATTCACAAACTAAAGGAGTGAAGAATGTCAATGAAACATCTGTATTGCAGCATGGACCCAGCTTGGATTGTGTTCCAGATCAGATTGGCCCTGGTGTCAGTCCATGTGGACCTATGCCTGGTTGGGAGCCTGGATTATTACCCGATGCTGGTGACAGGAACCATAAACAATGTTGA
- the LOC107923761 gene encoding uncharacterized protein, translating into MDVKGNLGGLNQVQDNCLEDATMNSSPLNESNKNDEYERIKFKENKNDLDMAAKAEKWMGVLVNKEIDNKSYMGSVVNYCGETKLFQIDYENDVSEEVDYQELQKIVAPPPLVCEYLERINPSEMEKEKKKQQKQQEDSWVPVHPRYPLTYQQQVKPKKRKCKRETGSGASSTTGYIPLAFRETKRDAYIYYYK; encoded by the exons ATGGATGTTAAAGGCAACCTTGGAG GATTAAATCAAGTTCAGGATAACTGCTTGGAGGATGCTACAATGAATTCCTCCCCATTGAATGAAAGTAACAAAAATGATGAATATGAGCGAATCAAATTCAAGGAAAATAAGAATGACCTTGAT ATGGCTGCCAAAGCTGAAAAATGGATGGGAGTTCTGGTTAATAAAGAAATTGATAACAAAAGCTATATGGGTAGTGTTGTGAATTACTGTGGTGAAACCAAATTATTccag ATAGATTATGAAAATGATGTATCTGAGGAAGTGGATTATCAAGAGTTGCAAAAAATTGTAGCTCCTCCACCGCTAGTTTGCGAATATCTGGAAAGGATTAATCCAAG TGAAATggagaaggaaaaaaagaaacaacAGAAACAACAGGAAGATTCATGGGTTCCAGTCCATCCGAGATACCCATTAACTTATCAGCAACAGGTGAAACCCAAGAAGAGAAAGTGCAAAAGAGAAACTGGCAGTGGTGCTTCATCCACCACTGGCTACATACCTCTGGCATTTAGAGAGACAAAAAGGGATGCCTATATTTACTATTATAAGTGA